A window of the Pogona vitticeps strain Pit_001003342236 chromosome 4, PviZW2.1, whole genome shotgun sequence genome harbors these coding sequences:
- the LOC110086203 gene encoding eppin — MGWICSSCRPSPPLGGKVPGASTLCWPLRRGTTTVDSGGMAFFLGLLVFSAVFLPSEAEGRPGYCLELPWGHSTPSGRRSCEACRADADCPPKKKCCSSLCGDTCQTPESNLCKLPPAVGPCKARMPKFYYNWASKRCEQFIYGGCRGNLNRFDRREQCQRACGGPRDALA; from the exons ATGGGGTGGATCTGCTCCTCCTGCCGGCCCTCCCCCCCCTTGGGAGGGAAGGTGCCTGGAGCCTCCACTCTGTGCTGGCCACTCCGACGTGGCACCACCACGGTGGACTCAGGAGGCATGGCTTTCTTCCTCGGGCTCTTGGTTTTCTCTGCTGTGTTCCTTCCTTCAGAGGCTGAAG GCCGCCCCGGCTACTGCCTGGAGTTGCCCTGGGGTCACTCGACGCCTTCCGGCAGGAGGAGCTGCGAGGCATGCAGGGCGGATGCCGACTGTCCCCCAAAGAAGAAGTGCTGCAGCTCACTCTGTGGCGACACTTGCCAGACACCAGAATCAA ATCTCTGCAAGTTGCCTCCGGCCGTTGGGCCCTGCAAGGCCAGGATGCCCAAGTTCTACTACAACTGGGCCAGCAAACGTTGTGAGCAGTTCATTTACGGAGGATGCCGCGGGAACCTGAACAGGTTCGACCGTCGGGAGCAGTGTCAGCGGGCTTGTGGGGGCCCCAG